The following coding sequences lie in one Primulina huaijiensis isolate GDHJ02 chromosome 2, ASM1229523v2, whole genome shotgun sequence genomic window:
- the LOC140966412 gene encoding monosaccharide-sensing protein 2-like isoform X1 encodes MKGAALVALTATIGNFLQGWDNATIAECFRFLIFSGSVVYIKKELQLGAAVEGLLVAMSLIGATVITTCSGTISDWIGRRPMLILSSLFYFLSGLIMLWSPNVYVLLLARLLDGFGIGLAVTLVPLYISETAPSEIRGLLNTLPQFTGSGGMFLAYCMIFGMSLMPSPSWRLMLGVLFIPSLLYFVLTILFLPESPRWLVSKGKMLEAKSVLQKLRGREDVSGEMALLVEGLVVGGETSIEEYIIGPADELDENQDPSVDKDRIKLYGPEEGLSWVARPVTGQSRLSLVSRQGSMGSMLMDPLVTLFGSIHEKLPETGSMRSMLFPNFGSMFSTAEAHIKNEEWDEESLQREGEGYTSEVGAGDSDDNLQSPLISRQNTSMEKDMVNPQSHGSILSMRRHSTLNAGEAVSSMGIGGGWQLAWKWSEREGEDGTKEGGFKRIYLHQEGTHGSRRGSLVSIPGGDAPVDGEFIQAAALVSQPALYSKELMDQSPIGPAMVHPSEAASKAPRLAALLEPGVKRALMVGIGIQILQQFSGINGVLYYTPQILQQAGVGVLLSNLGLGSDSASFLISAFTNFLMLPSIAIAMRFMDIAGRRYLLLRTIPVLVISLVVLVIGNVIDLGTVAHAVISTICVVLYFCTFVMGYGPIPNILCSEIFPTMVRGICIAICALVFWICDVIVTYSLPVMLSSIGLAGIFGIYAVVCVISFIFIFLKVPETKGMPLEVITEFFAVGAKHAAKLEQ; translated from the exons ATGAAGGGGGCAGCACTGGTAGCCCTTACCGCTACAATTGGCAACTTTTTGCAGGGTTGGGATAATGCCACCATTGCAG AATGTTTTCGGTTTCTGATATTTTCAGGGTCTGTTGTTTATATTAAGAAAGAGCTTCAATTGGGAGCTGCAGTAGAAGGTCTTCTTGTGGCAATGTCACTCATTGGGGCCACGGTCATAACAACTTGCTCTGGGACGATATCTGACTGGATTGGTCGACGTCCGATGCTTATTTTGTCATCCTTGTTCTATTTTCTCAGCGGCCTGATAATGCTATGGTCACCAAACGTATATGTTCTTCTTCTGGCAAGGCTGTTAGATGGGTTTGGTATTGGACTTGCTGTTACTCTAGTTCCCCTCTATATATCTGAGACGGCTCCATCTGAGATACGAGGCTTGTTAAATACTCTTCCTCAGTTCACAGGCTCTGGTGGGATGTTTCTGGCTTATTGTATGATTTTTGGAATGTCCTTGATGCCATCACCTAGCTGGCGACTGATGCTTGGAGTTCTTTTTATTCCCTCTCTTTTATACTTTGTGTTGACCATATTGTTTTTACCCGAATCTCCTCGATGGCTAGTAAGTAAAGGAAAAATGCTTGAGGCTAAAAGTGTTCTGCAGAAACTGCGTGGCAGAGAGGACGTATCTG GTGAGATGGCTTTACTAGTTGAAGGTTTGGTAGTTGGTGGTGAAACTTCCATAGAAGAGTATATCATTGGTCCAGCAGATGAGCTTGATGAGAATCAAGACCCATCAGTTGATAAAGACCGTATCAAATTGTATGGCCCCGAGGAAGGCCTCTCATGGGTTGCCCGTCCAGTCACAGGTCAGAGTCGTCTTAGCCTTGTCTCCCGCCAAGGAAGCATGGGAAGCATGCTAATGGATCCTCTCGTAACGCTCTTCGGCAGTATTCATGAGAAACTCCCTGAGACAGGAAGTATGCGAAGCATGCTATTCCCAAATTTTGGCAGCATGTTCAGCACTGCTGAAGCTCATATTAAAAATGAAGAGTGGGATGAAGAGAGTTTGCAAAGAGAAGGTGAGGGTTACACATCTGAGGTCGGTGCTGGAGATTCAGATGACAATTTGCAGAGTCCATTGATTTCACGTCAAAATACAAGCATGGAGAAGGACATGGTCAATCCTCAGTCCCATGGCAGCATTTTAAGCATGAGGCGTCATAGTACTCTAAATGCAGGAGAAGCAGTTAGTAGTATGGGCATTGGTGGTGGTTGGCAGTTAGCATGGAAATGGTCTGAAAGAGAAGGTGAAGATGGAACAAAAGAAGGAGGGTTTAAAAGGATTTATCTACACCAAGAGGGTACTCATGGCTCAAGACGTGGCTCTCTTGTTTCAATCCCTGGAGGCGATGCTCCTGTAGATGGTGAGTTTATCCAAGCGGCTGCTCTGGTCAGCCAGCCAGCACTTTATTCGAAGGAGCTTATGGATCAGAGTCCAATTGGTCCTGCAATGGTGCACCCATCAGAAGCTGCTTCAAAAGCACCACGCTTAGCTGCTCTTCTTGAACCAGGTGTTAAACGAGCATTGATGGTTGGGATTGGGATCCAAATACTGCAGCAG TTTTCTGGTATCAATGGAGTTTTGTACTACACTCCTCAAATTCTTCAACAGGCAGGCGTTGGAGTTCTACTATCCAACCTTGGCCTTGGCTCAGACTCTGCATCTTTCCTTATTAGTGCCTTCACCAATTTTTTGATGCTCCCTAGTATTGCTATTGCTATGAGGTTCATGGACATAGCTGGTAGAAG GTACCTTTTACTGAGAACCATTCCGGTTTTGGTAATATCACTGGTTGTCCTGGTTATCGGAAACGTGATTGATCTTGGAACTGTGGCTCATGCTGTGATCTCAACAATTTGTGTTGTTCTCTACTTTTGCACCTTTGTTATGGGGTATGGACCGATCCCTAACATTCTCTGCTCGGAAATCTTCCCCACAATGGTTCGCGGCATATGCATTGCTATTTGCGCCCTGGTTTTCTGGATATGTGATGTCATCGTTACCTACTCACTCCCTGTAATGCTTAGCTCGATCGGTTTAGCTGGCATTTTTGGCATTTATGCTGTTGTTTGCGTGATCTCGTTTATTTTCATATTCTTGAAGGTTCCAGAAACTAAGGGTATGCCGTTGGAAGTGATCACAGAGTTTTTTGCGGTTGGAGCCAAACATGCTGCGAAACTAGAGCAATGA
- the LOC140966412 gene encoding monosaccharide-sensing protein 2-like isoform X3, whose product MKGAALVALTATIGNFLQGWDNATIAGEMALLVEGLVVGGETSIEEYIIGPADELDENQDPSVDKDRIKLYGPEEGLSWVARPVTGQSRLSLVSRQGSMGSMLMDPLVTLFGSIHEKLPETGSMRSMLFPNFGSMFSTAEAHIKNEEWDEESLQREGEGYTSEVGAGDSDDNLQSPLISRQNTSMEKDMVNPQSHGSILSMRRHSTLNAGEAVSSMGIGGGWQLAWKWSEREGEDGTKEGGFKRIYLHQEGTHGSRRGSLVSIPGGDAPVDGEFIQAAALVSQPALYSKELMDQSPIGPAMVHPSEAASKAPRLAALLEPGVKRALMVGIGIQILQQFSGINGVLYYTPQILQQAGVGVLLSNLGLGSDSASFLISAFTNFLMLPSIAIAMRFMDIAGRRYLLLRTIPVLVISLVVLVIGNVIDLGTVAHAVISTICVVLYFCTFVMGYGPIPNILCSEIFPTMVRGICIAICALVFWICDVIVTYSLPVMLSSIGLAGIFGIYAVVCVISFIFIFLKVPETKGMPLEVITEFFAVGAKHAAKLEQ is encoded by the exons ATGAAGGGGGCAGCACTGGTAGCCCTTACCGCTACAATTGGCAACTTTTTGCAGGGTTGGGATAATGCCACCATTGCAG GTGAGATGGCTTTACTAGTTGAAGGTTTGGTAGTTGGTGGTGAAACTTCCATAGAAGAGTATATCATTGGTCCAGCAGATGAGCTTGATGAGAATCAAGACCCATCAGTTGATAAAGACCGTATCAAATTGTATGGCCCCGAGGAAGGCCTCTCATGGGTTGCCCGTCCAGTCACAGGTCAGAGTCGTCTTAGCCTTGTCTCCCGCCAAGGAAGCATGGGAAGCATGCTAATGGATCCTCTCGTAACGCTCTTCGGCAGTATTCATGAGAAACTCCCTGAGACAGGAAGTATGCGAAGCATGCTATTCCCAAATTTTGGCAGCATGTTCAGCACTGCTGAAGCTCATATTAAAAATGAAGAGTGGGATGAAGAGAGTTTGCAAAGAGAAGGTGAGGGTTACACATCTGAGGTCGGTGCTGGAGATTCAGATGACAATTTGCAGAGTCCATTGATTTCACGTCAAAATACAAGCATGGAGAAGGACATGGTCAATCCTCAGTCCCATGGCAGCATTTTAAGCATGAGGCGTCATAGTACTCTAAATGCAGGAGAAGCAGTTAGTAGTATGGGCATTGGTGGTGGTTGGCAGTTAGCATGGAAATGGTCTGAAAGAGAAGGTGAAGATGGAACAAAAGAAGGAGGGTTTAAAAGGATTTATCTACACCAAGAGGGTACTCATGGCTCAAGACGTGGCTCTCTTGTTTCAATCCCTGGAGGCGATGCTCCTGTAGATGGTGAGTTTATCCAAGCGGCTGCTCTGGTCAGCCAGCCAGCACTTTATTCGAAGGAGCTTATGGATCAGAGTCCAATTGGTCCTGCAATGGTGCACCCATCAGAAGCTGCTTCAAAAGCACCACGCTTAGCTGCTCTTCTTGAACCAGGTGTTAAACGAGCATTGATGGTTGGGATTGGGATCCAAATACTGCAGCAG TTTTCTGGTATCAATGGAGTTTTGTACTACACTCCTCAAATTCTTCAACAGGCAGGCGTTGGAGTTCTACTATCCAACCTTGGCCTTGGCTCAGACTCTGCATCTTTCCTTATTAGTGCCTTCACCAATTTTTTGATGCTCCCTAGTATTGCTATTGCTATGAGGTTCATGGACATAGCTGGTAGAAG GTACCTTTTACTGAGAACCATTCCGGTTTTGGTAATATCACTGGTTGTCCTGGTTATCGGAAACGTGATTGATCTTGGAACTGTGGCTCATGCTGTGATCTCAACAATTTGTGTTGTTCTCTACTTTTGCACCTTTGTTATGGGGTATGGACCGATCCCTAACATTCTCTGCTCGGAAATCTTCCCCACAATGGTTCGCGGCATATGCATTGCTATTTGCGCCCTGGTTTTCTGGATATGTGATGTCATCGTTACCTACTCACTCCCTGTAATGCTTAGCTCGATCGGTTTAGCTGGCATTTTTGGCATTTATGCTGTTGTTTGCGTGATCTCGTTTATTTTCATATTCTTGAAGGTTCCAGAAACTAAGGGTATGCCGTTGGAAGTGATCACAGAGTTTTTTGCGGTTGGAGCCAAACATGCTGCGAAACTAGAGCAATGA
- the LOC140966412 gene encoding monosaccharide-sensing protein 2-like isoform X2, producing the protein MKGAALVALTATIGNFLQGWDNATIAGSVVYIKKELQLGAAVEGLLVAMSLIGATVITTCSGTISDWIGRRPMLILSSLFYFLSGLIMLWSPNVYVLLLARLLDGFGIGLAVTLVPLYISETAPSEIRGLLNTLPQFTGSGGMFLAYCMIFGMSLMPSPSWRLMLGVLFIPSLLYFVLTILFLPESPRWLVSKGKMLEAKSVLQKLRGREDVSGEMALLVEGLVVGGETSIEEYIIGPADELDENQDPSVDKDRIKLYGPEEGLSWVARPVTGQSRLSLVSRQGSMGSMLMDPLVTLFGSIHEKLPETGSMRSMLFPNFGSMFSTAEAHIKNEEWDEESLQREGEGYTSEVGAGDSDDNLQSPLISRQNTSMEKDMVNPQSHGSILSMRRHSTLNAGEAVSSMGIGGGWQLAWKWSEREGEDGTKEGGFKRIYLHQEGTHGSRRGSLVSIPGGDAPVDGEFIQAAALVSQPALYSKELMDQSPIGPAMVHPSEAASKAPRLAALLEPGVKRALMVGIGIQILQQFSGINGVLYYTPQILQQAGVGVLLSNLGLGSDSASFLISAFTNFLMLPSIAIAMRFMDIAGRRYLLLRTIPVLVISLVVLVIGNVIDLGTVAHAVISTICVVLYFCTFVMGYGPIPNILCSEIFPTMVRGICIAICALVFWICDVIVTYSLPVMLSSIGLAGIFGIYAVVCVISFIFIFLKVPETKGMPLEVITEFFAVGAKHAAKLEQ; encoded by the exons ATGAAGGGGGCAGCACTGGTAGCCCTTACCGCTACAATTGGCAACTTTTTGCAGGGTTGGGATAATGCCACCATTGCAG GGTCTGTTGTTTATATTAAGAAAGAGCTTCAATTGGGAGCTGCAGTAGAAGGTCTTCTTGTGGCAATGTCACTCATTGGGGCCACGGTCATAACAACTTGCTCTGGGACGATATCTGACTGGATTGGTCGACGTCCGATGCTTATTTTGTCATCCTTGTTCTATTTTCTCAGCGGCCTGATAATGCTATGGTCACCAAACGTATATGTTCTTCTTCTGGCAAGGCTGTTAGATGGGTTTGGTATTGGACTTGCTGTTACTCTAGTTCCCCTCTATATATCTGAGACGGCTCCATCTGAGATACGAGGCTTGTTAAATACTCTTCCTCAGTTCACAGGCTCTGGTGGGATGTTTCTGGCTTATTGTATGATTTTTGGAATGTCCTTGATGCCATCACCTAGCTGGCGACTGATGCTTGGAGTTCTTTTTATTCCCTCTCTTTTATACTTTGTGTTGACCATATTGTTTTTACCCGAATCTCCTCGATGGCTAGTAAGTAAAGGAAAAATGCTTGAGGCTAAAAGTGTTCTGCAGAAACTGCGTGGCAGAGAGGACGTATCTG GTGAGATGGCTTTACTAGTTGAAGGTTTGGTAGTTGGTGGTGAAACTTCCATAGAAGAGTATATCATTGGTCCAGCAGATGAGCTTGATGAGAATCAAGACCCATCAGTTGATAAAGACCGTATCAAATTGTATGGCCCCGAGGAAGGCCTCTCATGGGTTGCCCGTCCAGTCACAGGTCAGAGTCGTCTTAGCCTTGTCTCCCGCCAAGGAAGCATGGGAAGCATGCTAATGGATCCTCTCGTAACGCTCTTCGGCAGTATTCATGAGAAACTCCCTGAGACAGGAAGTATGCGAAGCATGCTATTCCCAAATTTTGGCAGCATGTTCAGCACTGCTGAAGCTCATATTAAAAATGAAGAGTGGGATGAAGAGAGTTTGCAAAGAGAAGGTGAGGGTTACACATCTGAGGTCGGTGCTGGAGATTCAGATGACAATTTGCAGAGTCCATTGATTTCACGTCAAAATACAAGCATGGAGAAGGACATGGTCAATCCTCAGTCCCATGGCAGCATTTTAAGCATGAGGCGTCATAGTACTCTAAATGCAGGAGAAGCAGTTAGTAGTATGGGCATTGGTGGTGGTTGGCAGTTAGCATGGAAATGGTCTGAAAGAGAAGGTGAAGATGGAACAAAAGAAGGAGGGTTTAAAAGGATTTATCTACACCAAGAGGGTACTCATGGCTCAAGACGTGGCTCTCTTGTTTCAATCCCTGGAGGCGATGCTCCTGTAGATGGTGAGTTTATCCAAGCGGCTGCTCTGGTCAGCCAGCCAGCACTTTATTCGAAGGAGCTTATGGATCAGAGTCCAATTGGTCCTGCAATGGTGCACCCATCAGAAGCTGCTTCAAAAGCACCACGCTTAGCTGCTCTTCTTGAACCAGGTGTTAAACGAGCATTGATGGTTGGGATTGGGATCCAAATACTGCAGCAG TTTTCTGGTATCAATGGAGTTTTGTACTACACTCCTCAAATTCTTCAACAGGCAGGCGTTGGAGTTCTACTATCCAACCTTGGCCTTGGCTCAGACTCTGCATCTTTCCTTATTAGTGCCTTCACCAATTTTTTGATGCTCCCTAGTATTGCTATTGCTATGAGGTTCATGGACATAGCTGGTAGAAG GTACCTTTTACTGAGAACCATTCCGGTTTTGGTAATATCACTGGTTGTCCTGGTTATCGGAAACGTGATTGATCTTGGAACTGTGGCTCATGCTGTGATCTCAACAATTTGTGTTGTTCTCTACTTTTGCACCTTTGTTATGGGGTATGGACCGATCCCTAACATTCTCTGCTCGGAAATCTTCCCCACAATGGTTCGCGGCATATGCATTGCTATTTGCGCCCTGGTTTTCTGGATATGTGATGTCATCGTTACCTACTCACTCCCTGTAATGCTTAGCTCGATCGGTTTAGCTGGCATTTTTGGCATTTATGCTGTTGTTTGCGTGATCTCGTTTATTTTCATATTCTTGAAGGTTCCAGAAACTAAGGGTATGCCGTTGGAAGTGATCACAGAGTTTTTTGCGGTTGGAGCCAAACATGCTGCGAAACTAGAGCAATGA
- the LOC140966432 gene encoding protein MULTIPLE CHLOROPLAST DIVISION SITE 1-like: protein MASILTIHRHASSFHLRTWANELQCPTESGRDFFCTKWNRRINRGRFVLGAVSSDGDRRHQNDPVVVEKSREDVAEKLERNPVYKLQETISSLSLLTIATGKFPGMNITIGLCIVATMLIIVVRSYTARKSRNSRSGSLADLVRRGQLKSDRRGISTPLKYDDPFNNPMIKVSKNNSTVEMSGKVYRLAPVTLTGEQQTIHQKRRSRAYQWKRPKVFLREGESVPPDVDPDTVRWIPTNHPFATTSSDIDEDLAQNNVYQKSGVPYRIQAEHEALQRKLEVLQNEQKLSKLVIDPAAARGFERPCKPSLKSENQIVHNTANSKLDSNQSASDRVQSSGNKPPSEDM from the exons ATGGCCTCTATTTTGACCATACATCGTCATGCGTCGTCATTTCAC CTTCGTACTTGGGCCAATGAACTGCAATGTCCCACGGAATCAGGGCGTGATTTTTTCTGCACGAAATGGAATCGAAGAATCAACCGCGGGAGGTTTGTTCTGGGAGCAGTTAGTTCAGATGGAGACAGGCGTCACCAAAACGATCCTGTTGTTGTCGAGAAGTCCCGGGAAGATGTCGCAGAGAAGCTTGAACGAAACCCAGTGTATAAGTTGCAAGAGACAATTAGCTCTCTCTCTCTACTGACGATCGCG ACTGGGAAATTCCCTGGTATGAATATCACAATTGGATTATGTATTGTTGCCACCATGTTGATTATCGTGGTGAGAAGTTATACAGCAAGGAAGTCCAGAAACAGTCGTTCTGGCTCTTTAGCTGATCTTGTGCGCCGTGGACAGCTCAAATCTGATAGAAGAGGCAT TTCTACGCCTCTCAAGTATGATGATCCATTTAATAATCCTATGATTAAGGTCAGCAAAAACAATTCAACAGTTGAGATGAGCGGAAAAGTGTATCGTTTAGCTCCTGTGACTCTTACAGGTGAGCAACAAACAATCCATCAGAAACGAAGATCCCGGGCATACCAGTGGAAGAGACCAAAAGTATTTCTCAGAGAAGGAGAGTCAGTTCCTCCTGATGTCGACCCCGATACCGTCAGATGGATTCCCACAAATCATCCCTTTGCAACTACTTCAAGTGATATTGACGAAGATTTGGCTCAAAATAATGTGTACCAGAAGAGTGGTGTCCCCTACCGTATCCAGGCTGAACACGAGGCATTGCAGAGAAAGCTTGAAGTGCTGCAAAAT GAGCAAAAACTCAGCAAACTGGTGATAGATCCTGCTGCAGCCAGAGGCTTTGAGAGGCCATGTAAGCCAAGTTTGAAGTCAGAAAATCAGATAGTGCACAATACTGCAAATTCTAAACTGGACTCTAATCAGTCTGCATCTGATCGGGTTCAGAGTTCCGGGAACAAACCACCATCCGAAGACATGTAA